From Nicotiana tabacum cultivar K326 chromosome 22, ASM71507v2, whole genome shotgun sequence, one genomic window encodes:
- the LOC107830899 gene encoding protein S40-4, protein MAASKSYFAGANYRFLSSERDVPMMSPESAFEFDESDLWNSAVSQSPEFRKSVQSSKISRKQCDTKSRRSGSVASAASLPVNVPDWSKILKDEYREYGRRDSDDDDFNDEDGDDLENRIPPHEFLAKQLERTRIASFSVHEGVGRTLKGRDLSRVRNAIWEKTGFQD, encoded by the coding sequence ATGGCGGCTTCAAAGAGCTATTTCGCTGGAGCAAACTACCGATTCCTGTCGAGCGAGCGAGACGTTCCGATGATGAGTCCTGAATCTGCGTTCGAATTCGATGAATCGGACCTGTGGAACTCAGCGGTTTCACAGTCGCCGGAGTTCCGAAAGTCCGTTCAGAGTTCAAAAATCTCGAGAAAGCAGTGCGATACGAAGAGCCGCCGAAGCGGTTCCGTAGCATCGGCGGCGTCATTGCCGGTGAACGTGCCGGATTGGTCGAAGATACTGAAGGATGAATATAGAGAGTATGGAAGGAGAGATAGCGATGATGATGATTTCAACGATGAGGACGGCGATGATTTGGAGAATCGGATTCCGCCTCACGAGTTTTTGGCGAAGCAGTTAGAGAGGACGAGAATTGCATCGTTCTCCGTGCACGAAGGAGTTGGCCGTACTCTCAAAGGTAGAGATCTGAGTAGAGTCAGAAATGCTATTTGGGAGAAAACTGGATTCCAGGATTAA